Proteins from a genomic interval of Psychrilyobacter piezotolerans:
- a CDS encoding class I SAM-dependent methyltransferase produces MDKEMMEFFFKIHNGDFRGGPGSDLSTERAYNSAREFLGENIDVLDIGAGSGFQTRVLKSLVDGKITALDTAEIYLNKIKRETGVETVNCSMDNLEKYFSHNSFDLIWSEGAVYIMGLANGLEHWKPFLKQGGIIGFSHISWIRDNPPRELLDYWEAEYPQITTLSENKKIIDEGGYEVKDYFILPSTDWTENYYEKMADRLKELEKGELSEKEKMVVEMHWEEIEIYEKYGEYYGYVFFIISPK; encoded by the coding sequence ATGGATAAAGAGATGATGGAGTTCTTTTTTAAGATTCATAACGGGGATTTCAGGGGCGGCCCCGGAAGTGATCTGTCCACCGAAAGAGCCTATAATTCTGCAAGGGAATTTTTAGGAGAAAATATAGATGTACTGGATATAGGAGCCGGATCGGGGTTCCAGACCAGGGTACTGAAGAGTTTGGTGGACGGAAAGATTACAGCTCTGGATACAGCAGAAATTTATTTAAATAAGATAAAAAGAGAAACAGGCGTTGAGACCGTCAACTGTTCCATGGATAATCTGGAAAAATACTTTTCTCACAACAGTTTTGACCTTATCTGGAGCGAGGGGGCTGTCTATATAATGGGGTTAGCAAATGGACTGGAACACTGGAAGCCGTTTTTAAAACAGGGGGGGATTATAGGGTTTTCTCATATTTCATGGATCCGGGATAATCCCCCCAGGGAACTTTTGGACTACTGGGAGGCAGAGTATCCCCAGATAACGACGCTTTCTGAAAATAAGAAGATTATAGATGAGGGTGGATATGAGGTAAAGGATTATTTTATCCTCCCTTCAACCGACTGGACGGAAAATTATTATGAGAAGATGGCTGACAGGTTGAAAGAGTTAGAGAAAGGAGAGTTATCTGAAAAAGAAAAAATGGTAGTAGAGATGCACTGGGAAGAGATAGAGATCTATGAGAAATACGGGGAATATTACGGCTATGTATTCTTTATAATTTCCCCTAAATAA
- a CDS encoding transposase produces the protein MRDNCTYGRRSIRLKNYDYSKNGLYFITICTQNRGGIFGEIINGNMILNRLGKIVENEWNDLETKNINVSKYCLMPNHFHGIIEIKFDVGVIHELPLRENDMKSRRKMLIPKLIGKFKMLSTKKINILNNNTGKVWQRNYYEHIIRDEEEYARISDYIRNNPRNWKEDRFNCR, from the coding sequence ATGAGAGATAATTGCACCTATGGAAGAAGGAGTATCAGGTTAAAAAATTATGATTATAGTAAAAATGGATTGTATTTTATAACCATATGTACACAAAATAGAGGGGGAATATTTGGTGAAATAATCAATGGAAATATGATATTAAACAGATTAGGTAAAATTGTAGAAAATGAATGGAATGATTTAGAAACAAAAAATATAAATGTATCGAAATATTGTCTTATGCCAAATCATTTTCATGGGATTATTGAAATTAAATTTGATGTAGGGGTAATTCATGAATTACCCCTACGGGAAAATGATATGAAATCCCGGCGAAAAATGTTAATTCCAAAATTGATCGGTAAATTTAAAATGTTATCGACAAAAAAAATAAATATATTAAATAATAATACCGGCAAGGTATGGCAGAGAAATTATTATGAACATATAATCAGAGATGAGGAAGAATATGCGAGGATATCAGATTATATAAGGAATAACCCAAGAAATTGGAAGGAAGACAGGTTTAATTGTAGGTAA
- a CDS encoding Na+/H+ antiporter NhaC family protein, whose protein sequence is MKEEKIKGSFKGLVPFFIFIGIYLGSGLILQSQGVELAFYQLPAPIAAFAGIVTAFILFKGTINEKFSTFVKGCGHQDIIIMCIIYLLAGAFAGVSKAMGGVDSTVNLGLTYIPAQYIAAGLFIIAGFISTATGTSVGAIVAIAPIAVGLAEKGGLSLPLVLSAVMGGAMFGDNLSIISDTTIAATRTQGVEMKDKFRVNILITAPAAILTIILLVVFGRPEILPEVQNYDFNLIKILPYVFVLAFSLIGMNVFVVLTGGIALSGIIGAVYGDFTLLTFSKEVYNGFVGMNEIFLLSFLTGGLAAMVTKAGGIQWLLEKIQKSIKGPKTAQLGIGALVGLTDMAVANNTVAIIINGSIAKKLCRKYDVDPRKSAAILDIFSCIAQGFIPYGAQMLILVGFAGGKVTPLEVMPLLWYQQLLIASVIISIHIPFADGLMRKKPWVWEAEVEGI, encoded by the coding sequence ATGAAAGAAGAAAAAATCAAGGGAAGTTTTAAGGGATTGGTACCGTTTTTTATTTTTATCGGAATTTATTTAGGAAGCGGATTGATCCTTCAATCCCAGGGGGTGGAATTAGCATTTTATCAACTGCCTGCTCCTATTGCGGCTTTTGCCGGGATAGTTACTGCCTTCATTCTTTTTAAAGGCACGATCAACGAAAAATTTAGTACTTTTGTCAAGGGGTGCGGCCACCAGGATATTATAATAATGTGTATAATATATTTACTTGCCGGGGCTTTTGCCGGAGTATCAAAAGCTATGGGTGGAGTGGATTCTACAGTTAACTTAGGGCTTACCTATATCCCTGCACAATATATCGCTGCTGGGTTATTTATTATCGCCGGATTTATTTCTACGGCTACAGGGACTTCTGTCGGAGCCATTGTTGCCATCGCTCCTATTGCCGTAGGACTGGCTGAAAAAGGAGGACTTTCTCTTCCTTTGGTACTTTCTGCTGTTATGGGGGGAGCTATGTTTGGAGATAATCTTTCAATAATTTCAGATACCACAATTGCAGCTACCAGAACGCAGGGGGTAGAGATGAAGGATAAGTTCAGGGTTAATATCTTGATTACTGCTCCTGCAGCTATTCTTACTATTATCCTTTTGGTTGTTTTTGGCAGACCTGAAATTTTGCCTGAAGTTCAAAACTATGATTTCAATCTGATTAAAATTTTGCCTTATGTCTTTGTACTGGCGTTTTCTTTGATTGGAATGAATGTTTTCGTTGTTTTAACTGGAGGTATTGCTCTTTCAGGAATAATTGGAGCTGTTTATGGAGATTTCACTCTCCTTACTTTTTCAAAGGAAGTTTACAATGGGTTTGTAGGAATGAATGAAATTTTTCTTCTTTCATTTCTTACAGGTGGTTTAGCTGCTATGGTTACCAAAGCCGGTGGGATTCAGTGGCTCCTTGAAAAAATCCAAAAAAGTATTAAAGGTCCGAAAACTGCCCAGTTAGGGATAGGAGCATTGGTAGGACTTACAGATATGGCAGTTGCCAACAATACCGTTGCTATAATTATAAATGGTTCTATAGCTAAAAAACTTTGCAGAAAATATGATGTTGACCCAAGAAAAAGTGCTGCCATATTGGATATTTTCTCTTGTATAGCTCAGGGATTTATTCCTTATGGAGCTCAAATGTTAATTTTGGTAGGATTTGCAGGAGGTAAAGTTACACCTTTAGAAGTTATGCCTTTACTATGGTACCAGCAGTTATTGATCGCATCTGTTATAATTTCAATACATATACCATTTGCTGATGGTCTTATGAGAAAAAAACCATGGGTATGGGAAGCGGAAGTAGAGGGGATATAA
- a CDS encoding outer membrane beta-barrel protein, with protein MKKVLLGLAALSAVSFAAQEDTYLNARFGGDLGASYTKYESEGTTILNDETDGFGGELALEGYKSLTDNFDLGLGLAYQLHADRADAPIRTSSVSADYYGVEYNSVPVYLTAKYNFNLDSEIKPYLKANLGYSFNFDSSDIKVKGSVNDKASTDVEDGLYWALGGGLEYRNFTVDLMYAVTTAESESKEADIKEDNDYGRVVLSAGYRFDL; from the coding sequence ATGAAAAAAGTATTATTAGGGTTAGCAGCATTATCAGCAGTATCATTTGCTGCACAGGAAGACACATATTTAAACGCAAGATTTGGTGGAGATTTAGGAGCTTCATACACTAAGTATGAATCTGAAGGAACTACTATCTTAAATGATGAAACAGATGGATTCGGCGGAGAATTAGCATTGGAAGGATATAAATCATTAACTGATAATTTTGATCTGGGTTTAGGTCTGGCATATCAATTACATGCAGATAGAGCAGATGCTCCTATACGTACTTCAAGTGTATCAGCAGATTATTACGGAGTAGAATATAATTCAGTACCTGTATATTTAACTGCTAAATATAACTTCAACCTGGATTCAGAGATCAAGCCGTACTTAAAAGCTAACTTGGGTTATTCGTTTAACTTTGATTCTTCTGATATAAAAGTTAAAGGTTCAGTAAATGATAAAGCTAGCACAGATGTAGAAGATGGTCTATACTGGGCTTTAGGCGGAGGTTTAGAGTACAGGAATTTCACTGTAGACCTGATGTATGCTGTTACTACAGCTGAATCTGAGTCTAAAGAAGCTGATATAAAAGAAGATAATGACTATGGAAGAGTTGTTCTTTCAGCTGGTTATAGATTCGATTTATAA
- a CDS encoding Crp/Fnr family transcriptional regulator: MKGEFGVLEKILSKDLIKNLSIREYHRGEFLLALDERKILYLLEGTVYAVRYHDGEKIIHPYFFKPNQFIGINMYLQKDIRDWEMVAATKKVRAVVLDEKFLEEHMFNDAKILRFILERGSGVIRQGARGFFMRSHGGAKVFFAFIIMSNSVDGKMHFLKYNDIAHVLNVGRSMLYKLTGELVHEGCIEKNKDCINILDEEKLKRYYEEYMY; the protein is encoded by the coding sequence ATGAAAGGGGAATTTGGGGTTTTGGAAAAAATTTTGTCTAAAGATTTGATTAAAAATTTAAGTATCAGGGAATATCATAGGGGAGAATTCCTATTGGCCTTAGATGAACGTAAAATCCTATATCTTCTTGAGGGAACGGTATATGCTGTCAGATATCATGACGGGGAAAAGATAATCCATCCTTATTTTTTTAAGCCCAATCAATTTATAGGGATAAATATGTACCTGCAAAAAGATATAAGGGATTGGGAGATGGTGGCTGCCACAAAAAAGGTCAGGGCAGTGGTACTGGATGAGAAATTTTTGGAAGAACATATGTTCAATGATGCTAAGATCCTCAGGTTTATTTTAGAAAGAGGTTCTGGAGTAATAAGGCAGGGAGCAAGGGGATTTTTTATGCGTTCCCATGGGGGAGCCAAGGTATTCTTTGCATTCATAATTATGAGTAATTCGGTAGACGGGAAGATGCATTTTTTAAAGTATAACGACATTGCCCATGTTCTCAATGTAGGAAGGAGTATGCTCTATAAATTAACCGGTGAGTTAGTCCATGAAGGGTGCATTGAAAAAAATAAAGATTGTATAAATATATTGGATGAGGAAAAGTTGAAGAGGTATTATGAGGAGTATATGTATTAG
- a CDS encoding EAL domain-containing protein — protein MKKRKPSLQYYPIYYIEPLKGNEAALGFDLFSNKNRGEAILNSLKTGKTTGISKIKLVPEKGKKDEFLILNPVYKSENNILGFISGVFKIDDIINSSLGLLIKNDLDFQIYDATENKNIPIYTTKDYFKRLHLYQSSDLYFEDFIHFPNQNWRIRFIPGKLFFLNEFIKWNWTIFVFFNIITIMFSRAVYNKIKYTNEIENLMKKSVEDGTKLRLSAHIIENTPEGVIITDKYNKIISVNHSFLKTTGYKKRDLIGYDPKILNSNHHNQFFYKEMWNSIKYKGEWRGEIWNRRKNGEIHPEWLKIITIRNKKNKNNIDYHVGMFSDLSNQEHIRKQIQHLAYYDSLTDLPNRELFNSRAKNSIIDADLEKTSIAFMFLDLDRFKNINDALGHSSGDELLKKVAASLKEITLEDEIVSRFGGDEFVILIPSFDFIDDLNKRIISILNIFKSAFIIDGKELFVTSSIGVSLYPLNGESLDELIKNADTAMYFAKRSGRNNFKFYTENMNSKFMKNLDLENKMRQALKNEEFYLEYQPQVNTVTKKIISCEALIRWKSPEFGTISPDDFIRIAEDSGLIIPITRWILEKVFYEIKKVIEIDPNIYISINISGYQIKHSNLPKMIEDVLDQEKIDLKHIELELTESMLMDDILKNAEIMSKLKDLNIKLAIDDFGTGYSSLSYLKKFPIDKLKIDKSFIDGITTNEEDKVIVKTIISMAHNLGFKVIAEGVETKEQFDFLKTYNCDEIQGYYFSKPVSIEKIMEYLEENTFNTNLMNSYYNPIHSEIVNTYKSI, from the coding sequence ATGAAAAAAAGAAAACCCTCCCTTCAATATTACCCCATCTATTATATTGAACCGCTCAAAGGAAACGAAGCTGCCTTGGGATTTGATTTATTTTCTAATAAAAACAGAGGGGAAGCAATTTTAAATTCATTAAAAACCGGAAAAACAACAGGAATATCAAAAATTAAATTAGTTCCAGAAAAGGGGAAAAAAGATGAATTCCTTATTTTAAACCCTGTATATAAATCTGAAAACAATATATTAGGTTTTATTTCAGGAGTTTTTAAAATAGATGATATTATAAATTCTTCTTTAGGTCTCTTGATAAAAAATGACTTGGATTTTCAGATTTATGATGCCACAGAAAATAAAAATATCCCAATTTATACAACTAAAGATTATTTTAAAAGATTGCATTTATACCAGTCTTCAGATCTTTATTTTGAAGATTTTATACATTTCCCAAATCAAAATTGGAGAATCAGGTTTATACCCGGAAAATTATTTTTCTTAAATGAATTTATAAAATGGAATTGGACAATTTTTGTTTTTTTTAACATAATAACTATAATGTTCAGTAGAGCGGTCTATAATAAAATTAAATATACCAATGAAATAGAAAATTTAATGAAGAAATCTGTAGAGGATGGAACAAAATTAAGGCTGTCTGCCCACATTATAGAAAATACACCTGAAGGTGTAATAATTACAGATAAATATAATAAAATTATTTCTGTCAACCATTCATTTTTAAAAACTACCGGGTATAAAAAAAGGGATTTAATTGGATATGACCCTAAAATTTTAAATTCAAATCACCATAACCAGTTTTTCTATAAAGAAATGTGGAATTCTATTAAATATAAAGGGGAGTGGCGGGGGGAAATATGGAACAGAAGAAAAAATGGTGAAATCCACCCTGAATGGCTGAAGATAATAACAATCCGAAATAAGAAAAATAAAAATAATATTGATTATCATGTTGGTATGTTTTCAGATCTTTCAAACCAGGAACACATAAGAAAACAAATTCAGCATTTAGCATATTATGATTCATTAACAGATCTTCCAAACAGAGAATTATTTAATAGCAGAGCAAAAAATTCAATTATAGACGCTGATCTGGAGAAAACAAGTATAGCTTTTATGTTTTTGGATCTAGACAGATTTAAAAATATAAATGATGCTTTAGGGCATTCTTCAGGTGATGAACTTTTAAAAAAAGTTGCTGCATCTCTAAAAGAAATAACCCTTGAAGATGAAATTGTCTCAAGATTCGGCGGGGATGAGTTTGTGATTCTGATACCATCTTTCGATTTTATAGATGATTTAAATAAACGAATAATAAGTATATTAAATATATTTAAATCTGCTTTTATTATTGACGGAAAAGAACTTTTTGTCACTTCCAGTATAGGTGTGAGTCTTTACCCTTTAAACGGTGAATCTTTAGATGAACTTATCAAAAATGCGGATACAGCAATGTATTTTGCCAAAAGATCCGGAAGAAATAATTTTAAATTTTATACAGAAAATATGAATTCTAAATTTATGAAAAATCTTGATCTTGAAAATAAAATGAGACAGGCATTAAAAAATGAGGAGTTTTACCTGGAGTATCAGCCCCAGGTAAATACAGTCACAAAAAAAATTATTTCTTGTGAAGCACTTATTCGTTGGAAAAGCCCTGAATTTGGAACTATTTCACCGGATGATTTTATAAGGATAGCAGAAGACAGCGGACTTATTATTCCTATAACAAGGTGGATCTTAGAAAAAGTTTTTTACGAAATAAAAAAAGTTATTGAAATAGATCCAAATATATATATATCCATTAATATTTCCGGATATCAGATAAAACACAGTAATTTACCTAAAATGATTGAAGATGTTTTGGATCAGGAAAAAATAGATTTAAAACATATAGAACTCGAGTTAACAGAATCTATGCTGATGGATGACATCTTAAAGAATGCAGAAATTATGTCAAAATTAAAAGATTTAAATATTAAATTAGCAATAGATGATTTCGGAACTGGTTATTCATCTTTAAGTTACCTTAAGAAGTTCCCTATAGATAAATTAAAAATAGATAAATCTTTTATAGATGGAATTACAACTAATGAAGAGGATAAGGTAATTGTTAAAACAATAATTTCTATGGCACATAATTTAGGTTTTAAAGTCATAGCGGAAGGTGTAGAAACCAAAGAACAATTTGATTTTTTAAAAACTTATAATTGCGATGAAATTCAAGGATATTATTTTAGTAAACCTGTATCCATAGAAAAAATCATGGAATATTTAGAAGAAAATACATTTAATACCAATTTGATGAATTCTTATTACAATCCTATACATAGTGAAATTGTAAATACTTATAAATCTATTTAA
- the megL gene encoding methionine gamma-lyase, whose translation MKGIQEKGFGTKAIHGGAEKNPFGTLTTPIYQSSTFVFDSAEQGGKRFALEEAGYIYSRLGNPTSSVVEGKLALLEGAEAALATSSGMGAISSTMWTLLKAGDHVLADKTLYGCTYAFLCHGLTKFGIDVEFVDTSDLEAVKKAMKSNTRIVYLETPANPNLKVVDVKAVCEIAHENEGTKVIVDNTFATPYLQNPIKLGADLVVHSATKYLNGHGDVVAGFVAGDLETVTQIRLVGVKDMTGSVLSPQDAFLMIRGMKTLELRMERHCSNAGEIARFLDAHPMIEKVYYPGLESHEGHEIAKEQMNGFGGIIAFDVKGGLEAGKKLLNSLELCTLAVSLGDTETLIQHPASMTHSPYTVEERAASGITEGLVRISVGLEGVNDIIDDLKQGLEKL comes from the coding sequence ATGAAAGGGATTCAGGAAAAAGGATTTGGAACAAAGGCTATACATGGAGGAGCAGAAAAAAATCCATTCGGAACGTTAACTACACCAATATACCAAAGTTCTACATTTGTATTTGACAGTGCAGAACAAGGTGGTAAAAGATTTGCTTTAGAGGAAGCAGGATATATTTATTCAAGATTAGGAAATCCTACATCAAGTGTTGTAGAAGGAAAATTAGCATTATTAGAGGGAGCAGAAGCGGCGTTAGCAACTAGTTCAGGAATGGGAGCTATCTCTTCTACTATGTGGACACTGCTTAAAGCTGGAGATCATGTGTTGGCGGACAAAACTTTATACGGGTGTACATACGCATTCTTATGTCATGGATTAACTAAATTTGGAATAGATGTAGAATTTGTGGATACTTCTGATTTGGAAGCAGTAAAAAAAGCTATGAAATCTAACACTAGAATAGTTTATTTAGAAACACCTGCAAACCCTAATTTAAAAGTTGTGGATGTAAAGGCTGTTTGTGAAATAGCTCATGAAAATGAAGGAACTAAGGTAATAGTAGACAATACATTTGCAACACCATATCTTCAAAATCCTATAAAATTAGGAGCCGACTTAGTAGTTCATTCAGCTACTAAATATTTAAACGGTCATGGAGACGTAGTAGCAGGATTTGTAGCAGGAGACTTAGAGACAGTAACCCAGATAAGATTAGTAGGTGTAAAGGATATGACTGGTTCTGTTCTCAGCCCGCAAGACGCTTTCCTTATGATAAGAGGAATGAAGACTTTAGAACTTAGAATGGAAAGACACTGCAGTAATGCAGGTGAGATAGCTAGATTCTTAGATGCTCATCCTATGATAGAAAAGGTATACTATCCAGGACTTGAATCTCATGAAGGACATGAAATTGCAAAGGAGCAAATGAATGGATTCGGAGGAATAATAGCATTTGACGTAAAAGGCGGATTGGAAGCAGGAAAAAAATTATTAAACAGCTTGGAATTATGCACTCTGGCAGTAAGTTTAGGGGATACAGAAACTTTAATCCAGCACCCGGCATCTATGACTCATTCTCCATATACAGTAGAGGAGAGAGCAGCATCAGGAATAACTGAGGGATTAGTTAGAATATCTGTAGGTTTAGAAGGTGTAAATGATATTATAGATGATTTAAAGCAGGGGTTAGAAAAATTATAA
- a CDS encoding MFS transporter, protein MSIYILYYFTFYFTLGASMLYFSQFFETIHISGGQSGMIFAIGSFLAMAVQPVLGYINDKTKKSKEILVLITGVIFITLFFMNYINSFMGILTLYSLYAIAVFCEMPLMDTVSLSTDYAFGKIRLWGSIGFAVGALVSGKVIEIFGPSSFLYLAAVVSIVTGVIILKIPVKMKSTHEEDEKVDIKKLLTNKRYIVFVIVSMLFLGTNNGHNSYFGVYFKEIGGSMALLGTTIFLMTLSEVPFIGVSTKLISKKGVEFVVTLAVLCITVRWGVYFLLSKPSVIAGTFLSQGASVGLFFAGANLFVRNIVEKNTLGTAITIFMAAGSLGGMFVQYISGVIIEQSSAVYIYGFFTILAFTALILMFWGKKIKE, encoded by the coding sequence GTGTCGATCTACATATTATATTATTTTACATTCTACTTTACCTTGGGAGCCAGTATGCTCTATTTCTCCCAATTTTTTGAAACTATCCATATATCAGGGGGGCAGTCAGGGATGATTTTTGCTATAGGATCATTTTTAGCCATGGCTGTTCAGCCGGTTTTAGGATATATAAACGATAAGACAAAAAAATCTAAAGAAATACTGGTTTTAATAACAGGAGTTATTTTTATTACCCTATTTTTCATGAATTATATAAATTCATTTATGGGTATACTGACCTTATATTCCCTCTATGCAATAGCAGTTTTTTGTGAGATGCCCCTTATGGATACGGTGTCTTTATCCACCGATTATGCCTTTGGAAAGATAAGGTTATGGGGCTCTATCGGATTTGCTGTGGGAGCTTTAGTCTCGGGAAAAGTTATAGAGATATTCGGGCCTTCTTCATTTTTATATTTAGCAGCAGTTGTTTCAATTGTAACAGGGGTAATTATTTTAAAAATACCTGTGAAGATGAAAAGTACACATGAAGAGGATGAAAAGGTAGACATAAAAAAACTTCTAACCAATAAAAGATATATTGTTTTCGTAATTGTTTCCATGTTGTTTTTAGGAACCAATAATGGTCATAACAGTTATTTTGGAGTCTATTTCAAGGAAATAGGTGGTTCTATGGCATTATTGGGAACGACTATTTTCCTGATGACTCTCAGCGAAGTACCTTTTATCGGGGTGTCTACAAAATTAATAAGTAAAAAAGGGGTAGAATTTGTAGTTACTTTAGCAGTGCTGTGTATAACTGTCAGATGGGGAGTATACTTTTTATTATCTAAACCATCTGTGATAGCAGGAACTTTTTTATCCCAGGGAGCTTCCGTAGGGTTATTCTTTGCAGGTGCAAATCTATTTGTTCGAAATATTGTAGAAAAAAACACCTTGGGAACGGCAATAACTATCTTTATGGCAGCAGGTTCCTTGGGTGGGATGTTTGTCCAGTATATTTCAGGAGTGATCATAGAGCAGTCCTCAGCAGTTTATATCTATGGATTTTTTACAATATTGGCATTTACAGCCCTGATATTGATGTTTTGGGGGAAAAAAATAAAAGAATAA
- a CDS encoding PhnA protein, translating into MARGYDEAKDRKNKVSLFGKTLVRRSKSTCELCGETGKKLNIFEVGKIEEEPDYDRCIHICDTCMDTIERLQKADENDLRFLNHAIWSEVNIVKATAIDLIKQIQGKYSWIDDLMDMVYMDEELAELVEKISRK; encoded by the coding sequence ATGGCAAGAGGATATGACGAGGCAAAGGACAGAAAAAATAAGGTATCATTATTCGGTAAAACACTGGTGAGAAGATCTAAATCCACATGTGAATTATGTGGGGAAACAGGGAAAAAATTAAATATATTTGAGGTCGGGAAAATAGAGGAAGAACCTGATTACGACAGGTGTATCCATATCTGTGATACGTGTATGGATACCATAGAGAGGTTACAAAAAGCCGATGAAAACGACCTAAGATTTTTAAATCATGCAATCTGGAGTGAGGTAAATATAGTAAAAGCCACAGCAATAGACCTTATAAAACAGATCCAAGGAAAATACTCGTGGATAGATGATCTGATGGATATGGTCTATATGGATGAGGAGTTAGCAGAATTAGTGGAGAAGATAAGCAGGAAATAA